Proteins from one Loktanella sp. M215 genomic window:
- a CDS encoding ABC transporter ATP-binding protein produces the protein MTEETAVEVRDARKVYGQGVGAVTALDGVSLKIHKSEFFTLLGPSGCGKTTLLKLIAGFESPTTGQILLHGSDITFDPPNLRPVNTVFQSYALFPHLSVADNIGFGLKMQGRPTAEIAETVTRMLALVRLDRMADRKPGQLSGGQQQRVALARALAPAPKVLLLDEPLSALDLQLRKEMQIELKRLQVETGITFVFVTHDQEEALTMSDRIGVMQAGHLLQVGDPRTIYTRPANRFVASFIGESNFLTGTVEGRTFTLDAGPRMEVAPCDAAPASGKVTAAIRPEQIRITSASLGDGIPATVTQTVYFGTDTHCRVALKDGTEITVRLQSPASGDVGLHPGSEVTLKFEPGALIILPEAA, from the coding sequence ATGACCGAAGAGACTGCCGTAGAGGTTCGTGACGCCCGCAAGGTTTACGGTCAGGGCGTCGGGGCCGTCACGGCGCTGGACGGTGTCTCGTTGAAGATCCACAAGTCGGAATTCTTTACGCTGCTGGGTCCGTCAGGCTGCGGCAAGACGACCTTGCTGAAACTGATCGCGGGATTCGAAAGCCCGACGACGGGACAGATCCTGCTGCACGGCAGCGATATCACCTTCGATCCGCCGAACCTGCGCCCGGTGAACACGGTGTTCCAGTCCTACGCCCTGTTCCCGCACCTGAGCGTGGCCGACAACATCGGCTTTGGCCTCAAGATGCAGGGCCGCCCCACGGCCGAGATCGCCGAGACCGTGACCCGGATGCTGGCGCTGGTGCGGCTCGACCGGATGGCGGACCGCAAGCCGGGGCAACTCTCTGGCGGGCAGCAACAGCGCGTGGCGCTGGCCCGCGCACTGGCCCCGGCCCCCAAGGTGCTGCTGCTGGACGAGCCGCTGTCGGCGCTGGACCTGCAGTTGCGCAAGGAGATGCAGATCGAACTGAAACGGCTTCAGGTCGAAACCGGCATCACCTTCGTCTTCGTCACCCACGATCAGGAAGAGGCGCTGACCATGTCCGACCGGATCGGCGTGATGCAGGCGGGCCACCTGTTGCAGGTCGGCGACCCGCGCACGATATACACGCGCCCTGCCAACCGGTTCGTTGCGTCGTTTATCGGAGAATCCAATTTCCTGACCGGCACGGTCGAGGGTCGCACCTTTACGCTGGATGCAGGCCCCCGGATGGAGGTCGCACCCTGCGACGCCGCGCCCGCGTCCGGCAAGGTCACCGCCGCGATCCGGCCCGAGCAGATCCGCATCACCAGTGCCAGCCTTGGCGATGGAATCCCCGCCACGGTCACGCAGACCGTCTATTTCGGCACGGACACCCATTGTCGCGTCGCCCTGAAGGACGGCACCGAGATCACCGTCCGCCTGCAAAGCCCCGCCTCTGGCGATGTGGGTCTGCATCCGGGGTCCGAAGTCACGCTGAAATTCGAACCCGGCGCCCTGATCATCCTGCCGGAGGCCGCATGA
- a CDS encoding ABC transporter permease, whose amino-acid sequence MSADPQADAAARRGWWLSAPALILLAVGATGPLLIMLVYSFLEPGQYGNVEWVLSFKAWFNVIMQRDIFDGTLTFADAHLSIFWRSAKLALLTTLFAFVTGFPTAWFIATRSPGLRTALLFLITIPFWTNLLIRTFAINQIIRNEGFLNTFLLWAGIIDTPIVMLYTDFAVFVGMTYVYLPLMVLPLFAAIDRFDMRLLQAGYDLYASRWQLLRHVIVPVVKPGIISGSILVFIPALGAYVTPRILGGGRNMMIGNFIELQFGQGRNWPLGAALSVVLLVIVSAALIVYTRFATGGGDKSHG is encoded by the coding sequence ATGAGCGCCGATCCACAAGCGGACGCGGCCGCCCGGCGTGGCTGGTGGCTGTCGGCGCCAGCGCTGATCCTGCTGGCGGTGGGGGCCACGGGTCCGCTGCTGATCATGCTGGTCTATTCGTTCCTGGAGCCGGGGCAATACGGCAATGTCGAATGGGTGCTGTCGTTCAAGGCGTGGTTCAACGTCATCATGCAGCGCGACATCTTCGACGGCACCCTGACCTTTGCCGATGCGCATCTGTCGATTTTCTGGCGATCGGCAAAGCTCGCGCTGCTGACGACGCTTTTCGCCTTTGTCACCGGGTTTCCGACCGCATGGTTCATTGCGACCCGCAGTCCGGGGCTGCGCACGGCGTTGCTGTTCCTGATCACGATCCCGTTCTGGACGAACCTGCTGATCCGCACCTTCGCGATCAACCAGATCATCCGCAACGAGGGGTTCCTGAACACCTTCCTTTTGTGGGCCGGCATCATCGATACGCCCATCGTCATGCTTTACACCGATTTCGCGGTTTTCGTCGGCATGACCTATGTCTATCTGCCACTGATGGTGCTGCCGCTGTTTGCGGCCATCGACCGGTTCGACATGCGGTTGCTGCAGGCGGGCTACGACCTTTATGCCAGCCGGTGGCAGTTGCTGCGGCATGTCATCGTGCCGGTGGTGAAGCCGGGCATCATCTCGGGCTCGATCCTCGTGTTCATCCCGGCCCTGGGCGCCTACGTCACGCCGCGCATCCTGGGCGGCGGGCGCAACATGATGATCGGCAACTTCATCGAACTGCAGTTCGGACAGGGCCGCAACTGGCCGCTGGGGGCCGCGTTGTCGGTGGTGCTGCTGGTCATCGTGAGTGCTGCCCTGATCGTCTATACCCGCTTTGCCACGGGAGGCGGCGACAAATCCCATGGCTGA
- a CDS encoding amidase, protein MIDAYDTFDATGLAALVASGDVTPTELLDTALARTAAVNGAINAVVNMAEDAARARIAAGLPDGPLRGVPFLLKDLGCEAVDYPCDVGSRLFRGTTYARNSAMFDRLAGAGLVPFARTAAPEMGIGTATEAVVYGGPTRNPWDLDRTPGGSSGGAAAAVAAGIVPAAHGSDGGGSVRVPASNCGLFGFKATRARLPDGPYAGEGWAGMAIEGFLTRSVRDTALLTDICAGPDLGAPYVAPPLSGTFVQAIQQPVRPLRIALCDTTLTGEAISATCRDAVHDAARLLADMGHHVTPARPMQADTVAMMQAWTDIVACGTAESVQTKLRKLGRPLADDDVEGVTRGAIAHAATISGADYIACIDTIHLYGRQMAAFFQDYDILLTPTLAEPPAAIGRLSHDTMDYVGYRMDRVFPYSPYAAAFNASGQPAASVPLFWADGLPIGIHLAARFGADEMLMALCADLERARPWFHRLPPERAGSALA, encoded by the coding sequence ATGATCGACGCCTATGACACCTTCGATGCCACCGGGCTTGCCGCCCTTGTGGCCAGCGGCGACGTCACGCCGACAGAACTGCTGGATACCGCCCTCGCCCGCACAGCGGCGGTGAACGGCGCGATCAATGCCGTCGTCAACATGGCCGAAGACGCGGCCCGCGCGCGCATCGCTGCGGGCCTGCCGGACGGACCATTGCGCGGCGTGCCGTTCCTGCTGAAGGATCTGGGCTGCGAGGCGGTGGATTACCCCTGCGACGTCGGCTCGCGCCTGTTCAGGGGGACGACATACGCGCGGAACTCTGCCATGTTCGACCGGCTGGCGGGCGCGGGTCTGGTGCCCTTTGCCCGGACCGCGGCGCCCGAAATGGGCATCGGGACGGCGACCGAGGCGGTGGTCTACGGCGGTCCGACCCGCAACCCCTGGGATCTGGACCGCACGCCGGGGGGGTCATCCGGCGGGGCGGCGGCGGCAGTGGCTGCAGGGATCGTGCCAGCCGCACACGGGTCCGACGGCGGCGGATCGGTGCGGGTGCCTGCATCGAACTGCGGCCTCTTCGGGTTCAAGGCGACCCGCGCGCGGCTGCCCGACGGGCCTTACGCGGGCGAAGGCTGGGCCGGCATGGCGATCGAAGGATTCCTGACCCGCAGCGTCCGCGACACAGCACTTCTGACCGACATCTGCGCCGGGCCGGACCTTGGCGCGCCCTACGTCGCCCCGCCGCTGTCGGGGACATTCGTGCAGGCGATCCAGCAGCCGGTCAGACCGCTGCGCATCGCACTCTGCGACACGACCCTGACCGGAGAGGCGATCAGCGCCACCTGTCGCGATGCGGTGCATGACGCGGCCCGCCTGCTGGCCGATATGGGACACCATGTGACACCGGCGCGCCCCATGCAGGCGGACACGGTCGCGATGATGCAGGCCTGGACGGATATCGTCGCCTGCGGCACCGCCGAATCCGTACAGACGAAACTGCGCAAGCTGGGCCGTCCGCTGGCCGACGACGATGTCGAGGGTGTGACGCGCGGCGCCATCGCCCATGCCGCCACGATCAGCGGCGCGGATTACATCGCCTGCATCGACACCATCCACCTTTACGGCCGGCAGATGGCCGCCTTCTTTCAGGACTACGACATCCTGCTGACACCGACGCTGGCCGAACCGCCCGCAGCGATCGGCAGGCTGTCCCACGACACGATGGATTACGTCGGCTACCGCATGGACCGGGTCTTTCCCTATTCGCCCTATGCCGCCGCTTTCAATGCCAGCGGCCAGCCCGCCGCGTCGGTCCCGCTCTTTTGGGCGGACGGCCTGCCGATCGGCATCCACCTCGCCGCGCGCTTCGGTGCGGACGAGATGCTGATGGCCCTTTGCGCCGATCTGGAACGTGCCCGCCCATGGTTTCATCGTTTGCCACCCGAAAGAGCAGGTTCCGCCCTCGCGTGA